In a genomic window of Streptomyces sp. SJL17-4:
- a CDS encoding MerR family transcriptional regulator, with amino-acid sequence MSIGALAERFGLATHVLRHWEAMGLLAPARDAVGHRRYRTADLARVAVILRAKEAGLSLDTIRSLVATADTAKRRDTLREEAETLRSRIAAAQASLELLECALGCDREDISRCAHVQRTVADRVGTDAAAPRPV; translated from the coding sequence ATGAGCATCGGCGCCCTCGCCGAACGCTTCGGTCTGGCCACGCATGTGTTGCGCCACTGGGAGGCGATGGGGCTGCTCGCTCCCGCACGTGACGCCGTCGGCCACCGCCGCTACCGCACCGCCGACCTCGCACGTGTCGCCGTCATCCTGCGTGCCAAGGAGGCGGGGCTGTCCCTGGACACCATCCGTTCTCTGGTCGCCACCGCCGATACCGCGAAGCGCCGGGACACCCTCCGCGAGGAGGCCGAGACGCTTCGTTCCCGCATCGCGGCCGCGCAGGCCTCGCTCGAACTCCTTGAATGCGCCCTCGGCTGCGACCGGGAGGACATCAGCCGGTGCGCCCATGTCCAGCGGACGGTGGCAGACCGCGTCGGCACGGACGCCGCCGCTCCCCGCCCCGTCTGA
- a CDS encoding ATP-binding protein — protein sequence MTSPVTREATVTVRVFTQRFSSTPRGARLARRLALHQFDRWNIPYGSEVSDAAALLVAELAANAVTHGRVPGRDFELTLAYTPGLRLRIDVSDTRGERRPATVAPRPLDEGGRGLLLVAALAARWEVLDRVPVGKTVRAELDLGS from the coding sequence ATGACCTCCCCCGTGACCCGCGAAGCCACCGTCACCGTACGTGTGTTCACCCAGCGCTTCAGCTCGACCCCGCGCGGCGCCCGCCTCGCCCGTCGGCTCGCTCTCCACCAGTTCGACCGCTGGAACATCCCGTACGGCTCCGAAGTCTCCGACGCCGCCGCGCTGCTCGTCGCCGAACTCGCCGCCAACGCCGTCACCCACGGCCGCGTCCCCGGGCGGGACTTCGAGCTGACGCTCGCGTACACACCCGGGCTGCGGCTCCGGATCGACGTTTCCGACACCCGGGGCGAGCGGCGTCCGGCCACCGTCGCCCCGAGGCCCCTCGACGAGGGCGGGCGCGGCCTGCTGCTCGTCGCGGCGCTGGCGGCCCGGTGGGAGGTGCTCGACCGCGTACCGGTAGGGAAGACCGTGCGGGCCGAGCTGGACCTCGGCTCCTGA
- a CDS encoding methyltransferase domain-containing protein, which yields MTRDTELTRPSPDDLVARLDAADRLPGAGELRALSYGLLGAEPGTSVVDVGCGAGRAVAELAEGGVTAVGVDPSERMIAVARRRWPRADFRIAGASGLPLPDASVDGYRADKVFHELAEPERALAEARRVVVPGGRIVLVGQDWDTFVIDSDDPGLTRTIVHARADRIVGPRAARRYRNLLLDAGFGEVTVEVRTGVFTGPVMLPLLIGLAEGACSADAVTREQTDRWVAEQRARAEADRLFLALPMFLAAATAAR from the coding sequence ATGACCAGAGACACGGAACTGACGCGCCCGTCACCGGACGACCTCGTCGCACGGCTCGACGCAGCCGATCGCCTGCCGGGCGCCGGGGAACTGAGGGCCTTGTCCTACGGCCTGCTCGGCGCCGAACCCGGAACGTCCGTGGTGGACGTGGGCTGCGGCGCCGGACGAGCCGTGGCGGAACTGGCCGAGGGGGGTGTGACGGCCGTCGGCGTGGACCCGAGCGAACGGATGATCGCCGTCGCCCGCCGCCGGTGGCCCCGGGCGGACTTCCGCATCGCGGGGGCCTCCGGACTGCCGCTGCCGGACGCCTCGGTGGACGGCTACCGGGCGGACAAGGTGTTCCATGAACTGGCCGAACCGGAGAGGGCGTTGGCGGAGGCCCGCAGGGTTGTCGTGCCCGGAGGGCGGATCGTTCTGGTCGGCCAGGACTGGGACACGTTCGTCATCGACTCCGACGATCCGGGTCTCACCCGCACGATCGTGCACGCGCGCGCCGACCGGATCGTCGGTCCGAGGGCCGCCCGCCGATACCGCAACCTGCTGCTGGACGCCGGTTTCGGTGAGGTGACGGTCGAGGTCCGTACCGGCGTCTTCACCGGACCGGTGATGCTGCCGCTGCTCATCGGGCTGGCCGAAGGAGCCTGCTCCGCCGACGCCGTCACGCGTGAGCAGACGGACCGCTGGGTCGCGGAGCAGCGCGCGCGGGCCGAGGCCGACCGCCTCTTCCTGGCACTGCCGATGTTCCTGGCAGCGGCGACCGCCGCACGGTGA
- a CDS encoding protein kinase has product MSGMLDSGDSLITDGGQTIVVDRLLGSGGQGEVYRVGLPDGSVKALKWYYPDSATPQQRRVVEDLVTRDFDDDRFLWPTAFVSAGADRFGYLMDVRPDRFRGLPELFRRTVSTSFRALLTACLYTVEAYQALHSKGIAYRDISWGNIFFDPATGEILVCDNDNAVVEGDQSGISGTMGFMAPELVRGDPGAQPGTQSDLHSLSVLLFMFLMNHHPLKGARELAIHCLDENAERKLYGREPLFVFDPQYTDNRPDPVEHSTVLALWPLVPPSVQALFVQNFTVGLREPSARVRESQWRDALRAVRDAVVECANCGRENMTEPGSATPGTCWKDGCRSALVLPPRLVVTTPPPRAERHIMLGRSARIHRHHLSPEPSRHDYSEESLVAELVEHPQKPGRYGLANRSATAWTGTRSDGTTQQVVPGQTVPLRSGLALELDGGAKAEVRAR; this is encoded by the coding sequence ATGAGCGGCATGCTCGACAGCGGAGACTCACTGATCACGGACGGCGGGCAGACGATCGTCGTCGACCGGCTGCTCGGCTCGGGCGGCCAGGGCGAGGTGTACCGGGTCGGCCTGCCCGACGGCAGCGTCAAGGCCCTCAAGTGGTACTACCCGGACAGCGCGACCCCGCAGCAGCGCCGGGTCGTCGAGGACCTGGTGACCCGTGACTTCGACGACGACAGGTTCCTCTGGCCGACGGCCTTCGTCAGTGCGGGGGCCGACCGCTTCGGCTATCTGATGGACGTGCGGCCGGACCGCTTCCGCGGTCTGCCCGAGCTGTTCCGCCGGACGGTGAGCACCTCCTTCCGGGCCCTGCTGACCGCCTGTCTGTACACGGTCGAGGCGTACCAGGCCCTGCATTCCAAGGGGATCGCCTACCGGGACATCTCCTGGGGCAACATCTTCTTCGACCCGGCCACCGGCGAGATCCTGGTCTGCGACAACGACAACGCGGTGGTCGAGGGGGACCAGAGCGGGATCTCGGGGACCATGGGCTTCATGGCTCCCGAGCTGGTACGCGGGGACCCCGGCGCCCAGCCGGGGACCCAGAGCGACCTGCACTCGCTCTCGGTCCTGCTGTTCATGTTCCTGATGAACCACCACCCGCTCAAGGGCGCCCGCGAGCTGGCGATCCACTGTCTGGACGAGAACGCGGAGCGCAAGCTGTACGGCCGCGAGCCGCTGTTCGTCTTCGACCCGCAGTACACGGACAACCGGCCCGACCCGGTCGAGCACTCCACCGTGCTCGCCCTGTGGCCGCTGGTGCCGCCCTCCGTACAGGCGCTGTTCGTGCAGAACTTCACGGTCGGGCTGCGGGAACCGTCGGCCCGGGTGCGGGAGTCGCAGTGGCGGGACGCGCTGCGGGCCGTCCGTGACGCCGTGGTGGAGTGCGCGAACTGCGGCCGGGAGAACATGACGGAGCCGGGCTCGGCCACTCCCGGCACCTGCTGGAAGGACGGCTGCCGCAGCGCCCTCGTCCTGCCGCCCCGCCTGGTGGTGACCACCCCGCCGCCGAGGGCGGAGCGGCACATCATGCTCGGCAGGTCCGCGCGGATCCACCGGCATCACCTGAGCCCCGAGCCCTCGCGGCACGACTACTCGGAGGAGAGCCTGGTGGCCGAGCTCGTGGAGCATCCGCAGAAGCCGGGGCGCTACGGTCTGGCCAACCGGTCCGCCACGGCCTGGACGGGCACCCGTTCCGACGGCACCACCCAGCAGGTCGTGCCCGGCCAGACGGTGCCGCTGCGGTCCGGGCTCGCCCTCGAACTGGACGGCGGCGCCAAGGCGGAGGTACGCGCCCGCTGA
- a CDS encoding tellurium resistance protein has protein sequence MANRPVHFIWLLDCSYSMLGEKIGQLNYAIREAIPEMRSVAHDNPAAQLLLRTITFSTTARWHHKDPVAVDDFTWQDVQPDGTTNLGEALHLVAGELRTPPMPERALKPVIALVSDGVPTDDWRAGLKAIDATPWGRKAVRVAIAIGSDADRSVLQEFLANPELRPLDANSPKQLAAAIRWASTAAVKAASQPVAGSADPAVKPAPYAPPVLSDDDDEDDVW, from the coding sequence ATGGCGAACCGCCCGGTGCACTTCATCTGGCTGCTCGACTGCTCGTACTCGATGCTCGGCGAGAAGATCGGACAGCTGAACTACGCGATCCGGGAGGCGATCCCGGAGATGCGCTCGGTGGCGCACGACAACCCCGCCGCCCAGCTGCTCCTGCGCACCATCACCTTCTCCACCACCGCCCGCTGGCACCACAAGGACCCCGTGGCGGTGGACGACTTCACCTGGCAGGACGTGCAGCCCGACGGCACGACCAACCTGGGCGAGGCCCTGCATCTGGTGGCCGGGGAGCTGCGTACCCCGCCGATGCCCGAGCGTGCCCTCAAGCCGGTCATCGCCCTGGTCTCGGACGGCGTGCCGACGGACGACTGGCGCGCCGGGCTCAAGGCGATCGACGCCACCCCGTGGGGCCGCAAGGCGGTGCGGGTCGCCATCGCGATCGGTTCCGACGCCGACCGCAGCGTGCTCCAGGAGTTCCTGGCCAATCCGGAGCTGCGCCCGCTCGACGCGAACAGCCCCAAGCAGCTGGCCGCCGCCATCCGTTGGGCCTCGACCGCCGCGGTCAAGGCGGCCTCGCAGCCGGTGGCCGGTTCGGCCGACCCCGCCGTCAAGCCGGCTCCGTACGCGCCGCCCGTCCTCTCCGACGACGACGACGAAGACGACGTGTGGTGA
- the msrB gene encoding peptide-methionine (R)-S-oxide reductase MsrB, with protein sequence MAYDVEKPDEQWRAELTPAEYQVLRQAGTEPAFRGEYTDTTTQGVYSCRACGAELFTSNEKFESHCGWPSFFDPKDSSAVELIEDRSHGMLRTEVRCSRCGSHLGHVFEGEGYPTPTDQRYCINSISLRLETEPS encoded by the coding sequence ATGGCGTACGACGTCGAGAAGCCGGACGAGCAATGGCGTGCGGAGCTGACCCCGGCGGAGTACCAGGTGCTGCGCCAGGCGGGCACCGAGCCCGCCTTCCGGGGTGAGTACACGGACACCACCACCCAGGGCGTGTACTCCTGCCGGGCCTGTGGCGCGGAGCTGTTCACCTCGAACGAGAAGTTCGAGTCGCACTGCGGCTGGCCGTCCTTCTTCGACCCGAAGGACAGCTCCGCCGTCGAGCTGATCGAGGACCGCTCCCACGGCATGCTCCGCACCGAGGTCCGCTGCTCCCGCTGCGGCTCGCACCTGGGACATGTCTTCGAGGGCGAGGGCTACCCCACCCCGACGGACCAGCGGTACTGCATCAACTCGATCTCGCTGCGGCTGGAGACCGAACCGAGCTGA
- a CDS encoding DUF397 domain-containing protein: MSTTELAWFKSSYSTGDGGNCVEVALSWHKSTYSSGDGDNCVEVASCPSTVHVRDSKTPTGPQLALSPITWTEFLAELG, translated from the coding sequence ATGAGCACCACTGAACTGGCCTGGTTCAAGAGCAGCTACAGCACCGGCGACGGCGGCAACTGCGTCGAAGTCGCCCTCTCCTGGCACAAGTCCACGTACAGCAGTGGCGACGGCGACAACTGCGTAGAAGTCGCCTCCTGCCCCTCCACCGTCCACGTCCGCGACTCCAAGACCCCCACTGGCCCCCAGCTCGCCCTCTCCCCCATCACCTGGACGGAGTTCCTCGCCGAACTGGGTTGA
- a CDS encoding DUF3592 domain-containing protein, producing the protein MDDLNAETNAGKGVLGPRAAIVFALVLTVLLAALSGLVMLPAAQHLRSLQDGRQADATLVAAGSGCFLGGCKVRFEAEGRTVVADLPVGSSHGKNVVGERLTVRYREDDPRVAASADDVGGGGAAVGTVVFGAGAVLFLLALVWSTVHLGRQRRAEAG; encoded by the coding sequence GTGGATGACCTGAACGCCGAGACGAACGCGGGCAAGGGAGTCCTGGGACCACGTGCGGCGATCGTGTTCGCGCTGGTGCTCACAGTGCTGCTGGCGGCTCTGTCGGGCCTCGTGATGCTTCCGGCGGCCCAGCACCTGCGCTCCCTCCAGGACGGCCGACAGGCCGACGCGACGCTGGTGGCCGCCGGCTCGGGGTGCTTCCTGGGGGGATGCAAGGTCAGGTTCGAGGCCGAGGGGCGGACCGTGGTGGCGGACCTTCCGGTGGGGAGCAGTCACGGGAAGAACGTCGTCGGTGAACGTCTGACCGTCCGGTACCGGGAGGACGATCCGCGGGTGGCCGCTTCCGCGGACGACGTCGGCGGCGGTGGGGCGGCAGTGGGCACCGTCGTGTTCGGCGCCGGTGCCGTGCTCTTCCTGCTGGCGCTCGTCTGGTCGACGGTCCACCTGGGACGGCAGCGGCGCGCCGAGGCCGGGTGA
- a CDS encoding PPOX class F420-dependent oxidoreductase, whose protein sequence is MSQGPAPRVLSDDELSELLSTQQFGTLATNKSSGHPHLTTMLYSWDPEARVVRFSTTADRVKAKQLRRDPRAAVHVPGGDVWSFAVAEGEAEVSETTTMPGDATGRELLAMIPQAAKPEDENAFLEQLVAERRVVIRLKVTRLYGTALDVNG, encoded by the coding sequence ATGAGCCAAGGTCCCGCACCCCGCGTTCTGTCCGACGACGAGCTTTCCGAACTGCTGAGCACACAGCAGTTCGGCACGCTCGCGACCAACAAGAGCAGCGGTCATCCGCATCTCACCACGATGCTGTACAGCTGGGACCCCGAGGCCCGCGTCGTGCGGTTCTCCACGACCGCCGACCGCGTCAAGGCCAAGCAGCTCCGGCGCGACCCGCGCGCGGCCGTGCACGTCCCGGGCGGCGACGTGTGGTCCTTCGCCGTGGCCGAGGGCGAGGCGGAGGTCTCCGAGACGACGACCATGCCGGGCGATGCGACCGGCAGGGAACTGCTCGCCATGATCCCCCAGGCGGCGAAGCCGGAGGACGAGAACGCGTTCCTGGAACAGCTGGTCGCCGAGCGCCGGGTCGTCATCCGGCTGAAGGTCACCCGGTTGTACGGGACGGCGCTCGACGTCAACGGCTAG
- a CDS encoding PP2C family serine/threonine-protein phosphatase, with protein MSRPGAWETFHESVRGVNKARNQDRCLVQGTGTARDPLILTVADGHGSASYPRSHVGAHYATDLFANRAREFAMSVADRDRAGWRGRLRDYARIGLPERLVRDWQSEVLRHWERNPTPDEDPKSPGPILRLYGSTLIGAVLTPDLFVAWQLGDGELTVVDGDGEVRLPLAPARAELGDETASLCMRNAWRSVRVHWEPLPDPVRAPRLVALSTDGLSKSFVSDEGFTEFAAGLHRRLAERGVPGVAEDIPRWLAEASRHSGDDTTLVLARRSAEGPATDEGSDESQGESRGESQDESQDEAAEGPGSSPVDPRIPYCEERERP; from the coding sequence GTGAGCAGGCCAGGGGCCTGGGAGACCTTCCACGAGAGCGTCCGGGGCGTCAACAAGGCACGGAACCAGGACCGGTGCCTGGTCCAGGGCACCGGCACGGCCCGGGATCCGCTGATCCTCACCGTCGCGGACGGCCACGGCTCGGCCTCGTACCCCCGGAGCCACGTCGGAGCGCACTACGCGACGGACCTGTTCGCCAACCGCGCGCGCGAGTTCGCGATGTCCGTGGCCGACCGTGACCGGGCGGGCTGGCGCGGACGGCTGCGCGACTACGCCCGGATCGGGCTGCCGGAGCGGCTGGTCAGGGACTGGCAGAGCGAGGTCCTCCGTCACTGGGAGCGGAATCCCACCCCGGACGAGGACCCGAAGTCCCCCGGGCCGATCCTGCGGCTGTACGGGTCGACGCTGATCGGCGCGGTCCTCACCCCGGACCTCTTCGTCGCCTGGCAGCTGGGCGACGGCGAGCTGACCGTGGTGGACGGCGACGGCGAGGTCCGGCTGCCGCTCGCCCCCGCCCGGGCCGAACTCGGCGACGAGACGGCCTCGTTGTGCATGCGCAACGCGTGGCGGTCGGTCCGGGTGCACTGGGAGCCGCTGCCCGATCCGGTACGGGCTCCCCGGCTGGTGGCGCTGTCCACGGACGGCCTGTCGAAGAGCTTCGTCTCGGACGAGGGCTTCACCGAGTTCGCGGCCGGTCTGCACCGGCGGCTGGCCGAGCGGGGCGTGCCGGGCGTCGCCGAGGACATCCCCCGGTGGCTGGCCGAGGCGTCCCGGCACTCGGGCGACGACACCACCCTGGTGCTGGCCCGCCGGTCCGCCGAAGGCCCGGCCACCGACGAGGGCTCGGACGAGAGCCAGGGCGAGAGCCGGGGCGAGAGCCAGGACGAGAGCCAGGACGAGGCCGCGGAGGGCCCGGGAAGCAGCCCCGTGGACCCGCGGATCCCCTACTGCGAGGAGAGAGAACGACCATGA
- a CDS encoding helix-turn-helix transcriptional regulator: MTDEVPKGSEPETSESLKAFGEVVKVLRKRAGLTQEQFAPLVGYSVPMVASIEQGRRLPSKGFVDRAEEVLDAFGVIRAAAKHLTRKAGLAKWFEGWAELEPLAVTLYTFEPRLAPGLLQTTAYARTLFEKQLPAMSDDKMESSLVARMERTRILTEHPETIFSFVIEEHALRRQVATPEIMREQIDHIIELSSRRNVDIQIMPQSRGHHAGLDGPLCLLETEENAWYAYSEGQGTGQLISDPKVVSILQQRYARMRTQALSPEESVSLLREIRGAL, encoded by the coding sequence GTGACGGACGAGGTTCCCAAGGGAAGTGAACCGGAGACGTCGGAGAGCCTGAAGGCTTTCGGGGAGGTGGTCAAGGTCCTCCGCAAGCGGGCGGGCCTGACGCAGGAGCAGTTCGCCCCACTGGTGGGCTACTCGGTCCCGATGGTCGCCTCGATCGAACAGGGCCGGCGGCTGCCGTCCAAGGGGTTCGTGGACCGGGCGGAGGAGGTGCTGGACGCGTTCGGGGTGATCCGGGCGGCGGCGAAGCATCTGACGCGCAAGGCGGGCTTGGCGAAGTGGTTCGAGGGGTGGGCGGAGCTGGAGCCCCTGGCGGTGACGCTGTACACGTTCGAGCCTCGACTCGCGCCAGGACTGCTCCAGACAACCGCCTACGCCCGGACTCTCTTCGAGAAGCAGCTCCCAGCGATGAGCGATGACAAGATGGAGTCGAGCTTGGTCGCCCGCATGGAGCGCACGCGCATCCTCACGGAACACCCGGAGACGATCTTCAGCTTCGTCATCGAGGAGCACGCCCTGCGCCGTCAGGTGGCCACCCCGGAGATCATGCGCGAGCAGATCGACCACATCATCGAACTCAGCTCACGGCGCAACGTCGACATCCAGATCATGCCGCAATCGCGCGGTCACCACGCGGGTCTCGACGGCCCCCTGTGCCTCCTGGAGACCGAGGAGAACGCCTGGTACGCGTACAGCGAGGGCCAAGGCACCGGCCAGCTCATCTCCGACCCCAAAGTGGTCAGCATCCTCCAGCAGCGATATGCCAGGATGCGGACACAGGCTCTGTCCCCTGAGGAGTCCGTGAGCCTGCTGCGGGAGATCCGAGGAGCACTATGA
- a CDS encoding SDR family oxidoreductase, giving the protein MSTTPGGYLSGLFSLEGRTALVTGGSSGIGRAIAGALARAGASVVVMARKEAELVATVDELTADGCRAAWVSVDLSTREGIKAGAEQAAAVFGEPDILVNSAGINLRPPFGELAEEVWDTTMTVNLEAPFLLGQRFGPGMAERGFGRIIHITSQQAHRAFVQSGAYGVSKGALESLARSQAEAWSPYGVTANTLVPGFVMTPLNQRLSTDPEKVAALAARTMVGRNGLAEDFAGAAVFLASASSAYVTGQSLFVDGGFSVH; this is encoded by the coding sequence ATGAGCACGACCCCCGGCGGCTACCTCTCCGGCCTCTTCTCCCTCGAAGGGCGCACGGCCCTCGTCACGGGCGGCAGTTCCGGCATCGGCCGCGCCATCGCCGGCGCCCTGGCCCGCGCCGGGGCGAGCGTGGTCGTCATGGCCCGCAAGGAGGCCGAGCTCGTCGCGACCGTCGACGAACTGACCGCCGACGGCTGCCGGGCAGCCTGGGTGAGCGTCGACCTGAGCACGCGCGAGGGGATCAAGGCCGGAGCCGAGCAGGCGGCGGCGGTCTTCGGTGAGCCGGACATCCTGGTGAACTCGGCGGGGATCAACCTCCGGCCCCCGTTCGGCGAACTCGCCGAGGAGGTCTGGGACACGACGATGACCGTGAACCTGGAGGCGCCGTTCCTCCTCGGTCAGCGCTTCGGTCCGGGCATGGCCGAGCGCGGTTTCGGCCGGATCATCCACATCACTTCGCAGCAGGCGCACCGCGCCTTCGTGCAGAGCGGGGCGTACGGGGTGTCCAAGGGCGCCCTGGAGTCGCTGGCCCGTTCGCAGGCCGAGGCCTGGTCGCCGTACGGCGTCACGGCCAACACTCTGGTCCCCGGCTTCGTGATGACCCCGCTCAACCAGCGGCTCTCCACCGACCCCGAGAAGGTGGCCGCGCTCGCCGCCCGCACCATGGTCGGCCGCAACGGCCTCGCCGAGGACTTCGCGGGTGCGGCGGTCTTCCTGGCGAGCGCCTCCTCCGCGTACGTCACGGGCCAGTCGCTCTTCGTCGACGGTGGCTTCTCCGTCCACTGA
- a CDS encoding GTPase-associated protein 1-related protein yields MSLPQMHYTSAPPGPDGSGFRFTAVTPGVPSSVLREAEQLVGYEPPRDAPSRPTPSELALFPEMFSYTRLSDGSGLLSRTVYTGADYSGRWGNFHAHAVHLTAGDRLPGDLPPIAAWGAPQWADHSPEDGTPPPLDAFTPAHSAGLRAELAAFAAARQPRLAAVLADLRRLAESPHAPQIVLAEQDTRRVAHWVMLVNAALPHEFARGLTFTTYTRRPQQARQQIIGVHPEDVRSVAGQPHRYSVHDCSDPSAAPPPVADAWAHTAAAVWAADAYELIRQAAQTDGAEPFASGPLAALALARGIPATEDARTDAVAWVRAHPGALDETTLTRFLRAVCEVGPGAPELPSDTLADLLGALYGRVPVALTAPLTARLVSRAVRGGTTALPPLPPGALPEPYRGELAAESGDELRRTLRDPLTPLSRTVELLRVARLLGVAHDDLTAGLAERFRDGLLSRPGPSTAEALRETLAESGALRDEVSVLLDSRASDDPPGVARALRDTGLPVDGPPGALPHLRMCAAAPALRPEGTASAGQAGQRAADGAGVRPADGAAVRERERQQAWVRDRNGELHKLLRIAGVSHLENPLVLRTAFALVWDDRVPTAAEASQLLNETGARLLIAAETWDQVVAAAVDAPVDDKEAPALARQLLAAAPDAVGRSILDDLRLLSLVHDMEERKGDADPAQGGWTARVRALAGSARPNVRNRATAALARRLMGPDRPEGELGELARSDDGDLIDAYASAARTPVFRNVLRATPGRVADCFLAWTAHAGASPRWDLTRRALLDEVLRPVVQDFTDGEVFSVEQALGRLSASRAAAFQEWNRPSGGLGRLFRRRGRKPTTPTTPWRGDVTPPEGKQGR; encoded by the coding sequence ATGAGCCTGCCCCAGATGCACTACACGTCGGCGCCGCCCGGACCGGACGGCTCCGGCTTCCGGTTCACCGCGGTCACCCCCGGCGTCCCGTCGTCCGTGCTCCGCGAGGCCGAGCAGCTCGTCGGGTACGAGCCGCCCCGGGACGCCCCGTCACGCCCCACGCCCTCGGAACTCGCCCTGTTCCCCGAGATGTTCAGCTACACGCGGCTCTCCGACGGCAGTGGACTGCTCAGCCGCACCGTGTACACGGGCGCCGACTACAGCGGACGGTGGGGCAACTTCCACGCCCACGCCGTCCATCTGACGGCCGGCGACCGGCTGCCCGGCGACCTGCCGCCCATCGCCGCGTGGGGCGCCCCGCAGTGGGCGGACCACTCCCCGGAGGACGGCACCCCACCGCCGCTCGACGCCTTCACCCCGGCGCACTCGGCCGGACTCCGGGCGGAGCTCGCGGCCTTCGCCGCCGCACGGCAGCCCCGGCTCGCGGCCGTCCTTGCCGATCTGCGGCGCCTCGCCGAGTCCCCGCACGCCCCGCAGATCGTCCTGGCCGAGCAGGACACCCGGCGGGTCGCGCACTGGGTGATGCTGGTGAACGCCGCGCTGCCGCACGAGTTCGCCCGCGGCCTGACGTTCACCACGTACACCCGGCGTCCGCAGCAGGCCCGCCAGCAGATCATCGGCGTCCACCCGGAGGACGTCAGGTCCGTGGCCGGGCAGCCGCACCGGTACAGCGTGCACGACTGCTCCGATCCCTCGGCGGCCCCGCCGCCGGTGGCCGACGCCTGGGCACACACGGCGGCGGCCGTCTGGGCCGCCGACGCGTACGAGCTCATCCGGCAGGCGGCCCAGACGGACGGCGCGGAGCCGTTCGCCTCGGGACCGCTGGCCGCGCTCGCGCTGGCGCGGGGCATCCCGGCAACCGAGGACGCGCGGACCGACGCCGTCGCGTGGGTCCGCGCCCACCCCGGAGCCCTCGACGAGACGACGCTCACCCGCTTCCTCAGGGCCGTCTGCGAGGTCGGCCCCGGCGCGCCCGAACTCCCCTCGGACACCCTGGCGGACCTTCTGGGCGCGCTGTACGGACGGGTCCCCGTCGCGCTGACGGCCCCGCTCACCGCGCGGCTCGTCAGCCGGGCCGTACGGGGCGGGACGACGGCCCTGCCGCCGCTGCCTCCGGGGGCGTTGCCCGAGCCGTACCGGGGCGAACTGGCCGCCGAGTCCGGCGACGAGCTGCGCCGGACGCTCCGGGACCCGCTGACACCGCTGAGCCGGACCGTCGAACTGCTGCGGGTGGCACGGCTGCTCGGGGTGGCGCACGACGACCTGACGGCCGGTCTCGCCGAGCGGTTCCGCGACGGCCTCCTGAGCCGGCCCGGCCCCTCCACCGCCGAGGCGCTCCGGGAGACGCTCGCCGAGTCCGGCGCCCTGCGCGACGAGGTGTCCGTCCTGCTCGACTCCCGGGCCTCCGACGACCCGCCGGGCGTCGCCCGCGCCCTGCGGGACACCGGGCTTCCGGTCGACGGGCCGCCCGGGGCGCTGCCCCACCTCCGGATGTGCGCGGCGGCCCCGGCGCTCCGGCCGGAGGGCACGGCGAGCGCCGGACAAGCAGGCCAACGGGCGGCCGACGGGGCCGGGGTACGTCCTGCTGACGGGGCCGCGGTACGGGAGCGCGAGCGGCAGCAGGCGTGGGTCCGAGACCGAAACGGCGAGCTGCACAAGCTGCTCCGGATCGCCGGGGTGTCCCACCTGGAGAACCCCCTCGTGCTGCGCACGGCGTTCGCGCTGGTCTGGGACGACCGCGTACCGACGGCGGCCGAGGCGTCCCAGCTCCTGAACGAGACGGGAGCCCGGCTGCTCATCGCCGCCGAGACCTGGGACCAGGTGGTGGCCGCCGCGGTCGACGCGCCCGTCGACGACAAGGAGGCCCCGGCCCTCGCCCGGCAGCTCCTCGCGGCCGCGCCCGACGCCGTCGGGCGTTCGATCCTGGACGACCTGAGGCTGCTGTCGCTCGTCCACGACATGGAGGAGCGGAAGGGCGACGCCGACCCCGCCCAGGGAGGCTGGACGGCCCGGGTCCGGGCCCTCGCCGGCTCCGCCCGCCCGAACGTCCGCAACCGCGCCACGGCCGCACTGGCCCGGCGGCTCATGGGCCCGGACCGGCCGGAGGGTGAACTCGGGGAGCTGGCCCGCAGCGACGACGGCGACCTCATCGACGCCTACGCCTCGGCGGCCCGTACGCCGGTCTTCCGCAACGTGCTGCGCGCGACCCCCGGCCGTGTGGCGGACTGCTTCCTCGCCTGGACCGCCCACGCCGGGGCGAGCCCGCGATGGGACCTGACGCGCCGGGCGCTCCTCGACGAGGTGCTGCGTCCCGTCGTCCAGGACTTCACCGACGGGGAGGTCTTCTCGGTCGAGCAGGCGCTCGGGCGTCTGTCGGCGAGCCGCGCGGCCGCCTTCCAGGAGTGGAACCGGCCGTCGGGCGGTCTCGGCCGCCTCTTCCGGCGGCGCGGGCGCAAGCCGACGACGCCGACGACGCCCTGGCGGGGCGACGTCACACCGCCCGAGGGGAAGCAGGGCCGATGA